In Arthrobacter sp. StoSoilB5, one genomic interval encodes:
- a CDS encoding sugar phosphate nucleotidyltransferase — MSTEDATFPESPLNRFHAVIPAGGVGTRLWPLSRAAAPKFLHDLTGSGSTLLRATYDRLEPLAGERVLVVTGEAHRAAVCRQLPEVGDDELVLESEPKDSGAAIGLAAAILHRRDPDTIMGSFAADQVISPDDLFQDTVREAIYTAATGKIVTIGIKPTHPSTGFGYIRSGAALHVEGAPNALAVAEFVEKPSQEVANKYVEAGDYVWNAGMFVAPVALMLKHLEANQPELFKGLQEIAEAWDSPQRAEVTARVWPSLPKIAIDYAVAEPAAAAGDVAVVPGTFRWDDVGDFAAIGRLNNAGDVDEVTVLGEGARVFAENASGVVVSDTKRVIALIGIKDVVIVDTPDALLVTTKEHAQLVKGTVDALKASGDTDVL; from the coding sequence GTGAGTACAGAAGACGCGACATTCCCGGAATCGCCATTGAACCGCTTTCATGCGGTTATTCCGGCGGGCGGTGTGGGGACCCGGCTGTGGCCACTCTCGCGTGCCGCTGCGCCCAAGTTCCTCCACGACCTGACCGGCTCTGGCAGCACGTTGTTGAGGGCCACCTACGACCGCCTTGAGCCGCTGGCCGGCGAGCGTGTGCTCGTTGTGACGGGCGAGGCACACCGTGCCGCAGTCTGCCGGCAACTCCCCGAAGTGGGCGATGACGAGTTGGTGCTCGAAAGCGAGCCCAAGGACTCCGGCGCTGCTATCGGATTGGCCGCTGCCATTCTTCACCGCCGCGACCCGGACACCATCATGGGTTCATTCGCAGCAGACCAGGTCATCAGCCCGGACGATCTGTTCCAGGACACCGTGCGCGAGGCAATTTACACTGCTGCCACAGGCAAGATCGTCACGATCGGTATCAAGCCCACCCACCCCTCCACTGGATTCGGCTACATTCGCTCGGGCGCAGCACTGCACGTGGAAGGTGCTCCGAATGCGCTTGCCGTAGCGGAGTTCGTTGAGAAGCCCAGCCAGGAAGTTGCCAACAAGTACGTAGAAGCGGGGGACTACGTCTGGAACGCAGGCATGTTCGTCGCTCCCGTAGCGCTCATGCTCAAGCATCTCGAAGCCAACCAGCCGGAGCTGTTCAAGGGCCTCCAGGAGATTGCCGAAGCCTGGGACAGTCCCCAGCGCGCTGAAGTCACGGCTCGCGTCTGGCCCTCACTGCCCAAGATTGCAATCGACTACGCGGTGGCCGAGCCCGCAGCGGCAGCCGGCGATGTCGCCGTCGTGCCCGGTACTTTCCGGTGGGACGACGTCGGCGACTTTGCCGCAATCGGGCGCCTGAACAACGCAGGCGACGTTGATGAAGTGACTGTGCTTGGCGAAGGCGCCCGTGTATTCGCCGAGAATGCGAGCGGCGTAGTGGTGTCCGACACCAAGCGCGTGATTGCCCTCATCGGGATCAAGGACGTGGTCATCGTGGACACGCCGGACGCACTCCTGGTCACCACCAAGGAACACGCCCAGTTGGTCAAGGGCACTGTTGACGCCCTCAAAGCCAGCGGCGATACGGACGTTCTGTAG
- a CDS encoding organic hydroperoxide resistance protein → MKTLYTAQALASGEGRDGNARTNDGKLDVALASPVELGGNGQGTNPEQLFAAGYAACFHSALRLVGRKERVDLSDSAVAAKVHFGALTDREGYGLAAELEIALPALDRDTAEELMAKAHQICPYSNATRGNMAVDLKLVEFAA, encoded by the coding sequence GTGAAGACTCTCTACACTGCCCAGGCTTTGGCCTCCGGCGAAGGCCGCGATGGCAACGCCCGCACCAACGACGGCAAGCTTGACGTCGCCCTCGCCAGCCCGGTTGAGCTCGGAGGCAACGGCCAAGGCACCAACCCGGAGCAGTTGTTCGCCGCCGGATACGCCGCATGCTTCCACTCCGCCCTGCGCTTGGTTGGCCGCAAGGAGCGCGTTGACCTCAGCGATTCTGCCGTTGCCGCCAAGGTCCACTTTGGTGCCCTTACTGACCGCGAGGGCTACGGGTTGGCCGCCGAGCTGGAAATCGCCCTGCCCGCCTTGGATCGGGACACCGCCGAGGAACTGATGGCCAAGGCCCACCAGATCTGCCCTTACTCCAACGCCACCCGCGGCAACATGGCAGTGGACCTCAAGCTCGTGGAGTTTGCAGCATGA
- the sdhC gene encoding succinate dehydrogenase, cytochrome b556 subunit, with protein MWSWVGHRITGVVIFFFLLVHVLDTSLVRVSPEAYTAVIGAYKNPLMALGETGLVAAIIFHAFNGLRVIAIDFWKKGAKYQRQMLWIVLALWLVTFAGFAIRHLSLALGGH; from the coding sequence ATGTGGTCCTGGGTTGGACACCGTATTACCGGTGTAGTGATCTTTTTCTTCTTGTTGGTCCATGTGTTGGACACCTCATTGGTGCGCGTGTCCCCTGAGGCCTACACGGCCGTCATTGGTGCTTACAAGAACCCCCTCATGGCCCTGGGTGAAACGGGCCTGGTCGCCGCGATCATCTTCCACGCCTTCAATGGCCTGCGTGTGATCGCCATCGACTTCTGGAAGAAGGGCGCGAAGTACCAGCGCCAAATGCTGTGGATCGTGCTTGCGCTGTGGCTGGTCACGTTCGCCGGCTTCGCTATCCGCCACCTTTCCCTCGCGCTGGGAGGCCACTAA
- a CDS encoding MarR family transcriptional regulator: MSDAPRLRHQVCFALYSASKAATAVYRPVLDELGLTYPQYLVMLVLWEQEPRSVRELGAELGLDSGTLSPLLKRLEALGLVERHRSVDDERRVDVVLTDAGRELSARAKAVPKRLADAAGLSPDEIEQLHATLGKLTAALQKSL; the protein is encoded by the coding sequence ATGAGTGATGCACCCCGCCTCCGCCACCAGGTTTGTTTTGCCCTGTATTCAGCGTCCAAGGCGGCGACGGCGGTCTACCGCCCCGTGCTGGACGAGCTGGGCCTTACCTATCCGCAGTATCTGGTGATGCTGGTCCTGTGGGAGCAGGAACCACGCAGCGTGCGGGAACTTGGCGCCGAACTCGGGCTCGACTCCGGTACGTTGTCGCCTCTCCTGAAGCGCCTTGAAGCCCTTGGGCTCGTTGAGCGTCACCGTTCAGTTGATGATGAACGCCGGGTGGATGTCGTCCTAACCGACGCCGGCAGGGAACTGAGTGCCCGCGCCAAGGCCGTCCCCAAGCGCCTCGCTGATGCCGCAGGCCTCTCCCCGGACGAGATTGAGCAGCTGCACGCGACGCTCGGCAAACTCACGGCTGCACTACAGAAGTCACTCTGA
- a CDS encoding succinate dehydrogenase hydrophobic membrane anchor subunit, protein MTTIESPRSGKIAPKYNRTGSSRGNFEMIAWLFMRLSGIVLVVLIFGHLFVNLLVGEGIHAIDFGFVAGKWADPFWQFWDLAMLWLAMLHGTNGVRTIINDYAEKDSTRFWLKVVLYAATAVIIILGTLVIFTFNPCPVVDGVQLPGGFCPAP, encoded by the coding sequence ATGACAACGATTGAATCCCCACGCAGTGGAAAAATCGCTCCGAAGTACAACCGCACGGGCTCCAGCCGCGGCAACTTCGAGATGATCGCCTGGCTCTTCATGCGCCTCTCCGGCATTGTCCTGGTGGTGCTGATCTTCGGCCACCTCTTCGTGAACCTTCTGGTGGGCGAAGGTATCCACGCCATCGACTTCGGCTTCGTCGCCGGCAAGTGGGCGGATCCCTTCTGGCAGTTCTGGGACCTCGCCATGCTCTGGCTTGCCATGCTGCACGGAACCAACGGTGTCCGGACCATCATCAACGACTACGCGGAAAAGGACTCCACGCGCTTCTGGCTCAAGGTAGTCCTCTATGCCGCCACGGCTGTCATCATCATTCTCGGCACCCTGGTGATCTTCACGTTCAACCCGTGCCCCGTCGTCGACGGCGTCCAGCTGCCTGGCGGCTTCTGCCCGGCCCCGTAG
- the sdhA gene encoding succinate dehydrogenase flavoprotein subunit: protein MQVHKYDVVIVGAGGAGMRAAIESGQRARTAVLTKLYPTRSHTGAAQGGMCAALANVEEDNWEWHTFDTIKGGDYLVDQDAAEVMAKEAIDAVLDLEKMGLPFNRTPEGRIDQRRFGGHTRDHGKAPVRRACYAADRTGHMILQTLYQNCVKHNVEFYNEYYVLDLLIVEEDAVREDGTPYKQKRVAGVVSYDLASGELHVFQAKSVVFASGGAGKVFKTTSNAHTLTGDGMGIAFRRGIPLEDMEFFQFHPTGLAGLGILLTEGARGEGAILRNSEGERFMERYAPTIKDLAPRDIVARAMANEVREGRGCGPNKDYVLLDLTHLEPAHIEAKLPDITEFARTYLGVEPFTDPVPVFPTAHYAMGGIPTNITTEVLQDNDTIVPGLYAAGEVACVSVHGSNRLGTNSLLDINVFGKRAGIAAAEYSKTADFVELPEDPEAMTRGILDGLLNGSGTERVAQIRKELQDTMDANMQVFRTKESLEQVLSDIASFEERYKNVTVQDKGKRFNLDLLEAVELGFLLDMAKVMTVGALHREESRGGHYREDFPDRDDDKFMKHSMAYLDSSVTVDSSAESVAGIRLETKPVVFTRYEPMERKY from the coding sequence ATGCAGGTCCATAAGTACGACGTCGTCATTGTCGGTGCAGGTGGCGCCGGCATGCGCGCCGCGATCGAATCCGGTCAGCGCGCACGCACAGCGGTACTGACCAAGCTCTACCCCACCCGCTCGCACACTGGTGCAGCCCAGGGTGGCATGTGTGCAGCACTGGCCAACGTCGAAGAAGACAACTGGGAATGGCACACCTTTGACACCATCAAGGGTGGCGACTACCTGGTTGACCAGGACGCAGCCGAGGTCATGGCGAAGGAAGCCATCGACGCCGTGCTGGACCTGGAGAAGATGGGTCTGCCGTTCAACCGCACGCCCGAAGGCCGGATCGACCAGCGTCGCTTCGGTGGCCACACGCGTGACCACGGCAAGGCTCCCGTCCGCCGTGCTTGCTACGCTGCCGACCGTACGGGCCACATGATCCTGCAGACGCTGTACCAAAACTGCGTCAAGCACAACGTTGAGTTCTACAACGAGTACTACGTCCTTGACCTCCTGATCGTCGAAGAAGACGCAGTACGCGAGGACGGTACCCCGTACAAGCAGAAGCGCGTAGCAGGCGTGGTCTCCTACGATCTCGCCTCCGGTGAGCTGCACGTTTTCCAGGCCAAGTCGGTTGTGTTCGCTTCCGGTGGTGCCGGCAAGGTCTTCAAGACCACGTCCAACGCCCACACCCTCACGGGCGACGGCATGGGCATCGCGTTCCGCCGTGGCATCCCCCTGGAAGACATGGAGTTCTTCCAGTTCCACCCGACAGGCCTCGCAGGCCTGGGCATCCTCCTCACCGAGGGTGCACGTGGTGAAGGTGCCATCCTGCGTAACTCCGAGGGTGAGCGCTTCATGGAGCGTTACGCCCCCACCATCAAGGATCTTGCACCCCGTGACATCGTGGCCCGCGCCATGGCGAACGAAGTACGTGAAGGCCGCGGTTGTGGTCCGAACAAGGATTACGTCCTCCTGGACCTGACCCACCTTGAGCCTGCCCACATCGAGGCCAAGCTTCCGGACATCACCGAGTTCGCCCGCACCTACCTTGGTGTGGAACCGTTCACGGACCCGGTTCCGGTGTTCCCCACCGCCCACTACGCCATGGGCGGCATCCCGACGAACATCACCACCGAAGTCCTCCAGGACAACGACACGATCGTGCCGGGCCTCTACGCAGCCGGTGAAGTTGCTTGTGTATCCGTCCACGGCTCCAACCGTCTGGGCACCAACTCACTCCTGGACATCAACGTCTTCGGTAAGCGCGCCGGTATCGCCGCCGCCGAGTACTCCAAGACGGCCGACTTTGTCGAGCTGCCCGAGGACCCGGAGGCCATGACGCGAGGCATCCTTGACGGCCTGCTCAACGGCAGCGGCACCGAGCGCGTTGCCCAGATCCGCAAGGAACTGCAGGACACCATGGACGCCAACATGCAGGTGTTCCGCACCAAGGAATCCCTGGAACAGGTCCTCAGCGACATCGCCTCCTTCGAAGAGCGGTACAAGAACGTCACCGTCCAGGACAAGGGCAAGCGCTTCAACCTGGACCTGCTGGAAGCCGTGGAACTGGGCTTCCTCCTGGACATGGCCAAGGTCATGACCGTCGGTGCACTGCACCGTGAAGAGTCGCGCGGCGGCCACTACCGCGAGGACTTCCCGGACCGCGACGACGATAAGTTCATGAAGCACTCCATGGCTTACCTGGACTCCTCCGTTACCGTCGACTCGTCGGCCGAATCCGTTGCGGGCATCCGTCTCGAGACCAAGCCCGTTGTCTTCACCCGTTACGAGCCGATGGAGCGTAAGTACTAA
- a CDS encoding NADP-dependent oxidoreductase produces MSTTTTALPVETREIQLSSRPVGRPTPENFRLAASGLPELQDGQLLVRNQFMSVDPYMRGRMNDVKSYSAPFRLDAALDGGAVGEVIASRSDAHKVGDVVVHQLGWREHAVVDAAATTTVPSGLAPTSAFLGALGMTGLTAYAGLLKVAEFKEGDVVFVSGAAGAVGSMVGQIAKASGAGKVIGSAGSAEKVARLLELGFDAAFNYNDAPVLEKLREAAGERGIDVYFDNVGGEHLEAALATLNVGGRVAMCGAIAQYNSTEPPVAPRNLALAIGKQLTLRGFLVGGQRQHAAEFAEKMAGWLADGTVRYDETIVDGLENAPQAFIDLLDGANTGKMLVRL; encoded by the coding sequence ATGAGCACCACAACAACAGCCCTGCCTGTGGAAACACGCGAAATCCAGCTCAGCTCACGCCCTGTCGGCCGCCCGACGCCGGAGAACTTCCGGCTGGCCGCCTCCGGGCTGCCGGAGCTTCAGGACGGCCAGCTCCTGGTGCGGAACCAGTTCATGTCCGTGGACCCCTACATGCGCGGACGCATGAATGACGTCAAGTCCTACTCCGCGCCCTTCCGCCTGGATGCAGCGCTCGACGGCGGTGCAGTGGGTGAGGTAATTGCGTCCAGGTCCGACGCACACAAGGTGGGTGACGTCGTCGTGCATCAACTGGGATGGCGCGAGCACGCAGTAGTGGACGCGGCTGCCACAACCACCGTTCCGAGCGGCCTCGCCCCAACATCGGCATTCCTTGGCGCCTTGGGCATGACTGGTCTTACGGCTTATGCGGGCCTGCTCAAAGTGGCGGAGTTCAAGGAAGGTGATGTTGTCTTCGTGTCCGGCGCGGCCGGTGCTGTGGGATCCATGGTGGGCCAGATTGCCAAGGCGTCGGGAGCCGGCAAGGTGATTGGGAGCGCCGGTTCCGCGGAGAAAGTTGCCAGGCTGCTGGAGCTCGGTTTCGACGCTGCCTTCAACTACAACGATGCTCCGGTTCTTGAGAAGCTGCGTGAGGCGGCAGGGGAGCGCGGCATCGATGTGTACTTCGACAATGTCGGCGGCGAGCACCTCGAAGCCGCTCTCGCTACGCTCAATGTGGGCGGGCGCGTCGCGATGTGCGGCGCCATTGCGCAATACAACTCCACCGAGCCGCCGGTTGCACCAAGGAACCTGGCGCTGGCGATCGGCAAGCAGTTGACCCTGCGGGGCTTCCTGGTGGGTGGGCAGCGCCAGCACGCGGCGGAATTCGCGGAGAAGATGGCCGGTTGGCTCGCGGACGGGACGGTTCGCTACGACGAGACGATCGTGGACGGCCTGGAGAACGCACCGCAGGCATTCATTGATTTGCTGGACGGCGCAAACACCGGAAAGATGCTCGTCCGGCTGTGA
- a CDS encoding BMP family ABC transporter substrate-binding protein translates to MAGIATAGAAALMLSGCGQAPDAGSGAATKSDYIGCIVSDSGGFDDQSFNQSSFEGLQKAEKDLGITMKSAESKANSDYEANLNGMVSAGCNLTVTVGFLLDGATKAAAQKNPDKHFAIIDFSYPTPIPNVKSVVYDTAQAAYLAGYAAASASKTGKVGTFGGIKLPTVTIFMDGFYDGVQAYNKAKGKSVQVVGWDKASQDGSFTGDFEKQDTGKQITKNLLDQGADIVMPVAGPVGKGAGAALKEAKAAGKDVKLIWVDSDGYLTAPEYKDLMLTSVVKQMGEAVETVVKDDKEGKFSNEAYVGTLANKGVAIAPFHDLDSAVSAETKSELEALKADIVSGKLVVESGASPKK, encoded by the coding sequence ATGGCCGGTATTGCAACTGCGGGAGCGGCAGCGCTCATGCTCAGCGGTTGCGGACAAGCTCCGGACGCCGGTTCGGGCGCCGCCACCAAGAGCGACTACATCGGCTGCATTGTGTCCGACTCCGGCGGATTCGATGACCAGTCCTTCAACCAGTCGTCATTCGAGGGTTTGCAGAAGGCCGAAAAGGACCTCGGCATCACCATGAAGTCGGCTGAGTCCAAGGCCAACAGCGACTACGAGGCCAACCTCAACGGTATGGTTTCCGCTGGGTGCAACCTGACCGTCACGGTGGGCTTCCTCCTGGACGGCGCCACCAAGGCAGCAGCGCAGAAGAACCCCGACAAGCACTTCGCGATCATCGACTTCTCGTATCCGACCCCCATCCCCAACGTGAAGTCGGTGGTTTATGACACCGCCCAGGCTGCCTACCTCGCAGGCTACGCCGCAGCCTCAGCGAGCAAGACTGGCAAGGTGGGAACCTTCGGCGGCATCAAGCTCCCTACAGTCACCATTTTCATGGACGGTTTCTATGACGGCGTCCAGGCCTACAACAAGGCCAAGGGCAAGTCTGTACAGGTTGTCGGCTGGGACAAGGCCAGCCAGGATGGCTCGTTCACGGGTGACTTCGAGAAGCAGGACACCGGCAAGCAGATCACCAAGAACCTGCTGGACCAGGGCGCGGACATCGTCATGCCCGTAGCAGGCCCGGTGGGCAAGGGTGCAGGTGCAGCCCTCAAGGAAGCCAAGGCTGCCGGCAAGGACGTCAAGCTCATCTGGGTTGACTCCGATGGCTACCTCACTGCTCCTGAGTACAAGGACCTCATGCTGACCTCCGTGGTCAAGCAGATGGGTGAGGCGGTAGAAACCGTGGTGAAGGACGACAAGGAAGGCAAGTTCAGCAACGAAGCCTATGTTGGCACGCTTGCCAACAAGGGTGTTGCCATTGCACCGTTCCACGACCTCGATTCCGCGGTCTCCGCCGAGACCAAGTCCGAGCTCGAGGCCCTGAAGGCGGACATCGTGTCCGGCAAGCTGGTTGTTGAATCAGGGGCAAGCCCCAAGAAGTAA
- a CDS encoding ABC transporter ATP-binding protein, with the protein MKLELKGISKAFGTFYANQDIDLVVESGQIHCLLGENGAGKSTLMNVLYGLYEPTAGQILVDDKTVNFRGPGDAMAAGIGMVHQHFMLVPVFTVAENVALGAEPTSFGGVLSIDETRKKIRDISKKYGFDVDPDALVEDLPVGVQQRVEIIKALVREAKVLILDEPTAVLTPQETDELLDIMRQLKAGGTSIVFISHKLREVKAVSDVITVIRRGKVVGDAPPTASATELASMMVGRPVSLTLDKAPAQPKETTFVVKDLTVRAPNGTNVVDGISFDIAQGEILAVAGVQGNGQTELTEAILGIQPHVTGSVTLDGKQLLGLPVKDVLRSGVGFVPEDRTVDGLVGPFSVAENLVLDLYDQAPFASGISMKPGKVAENAEAKIQEFDIRTPSAGSAAGTLSGGNQQKVVMARELSRPLRLFIASQPTRGVDVGSIEFLHKRIVAERDVGTPVMIISTELDEVIELADRIAVLYKGKLVGIVPAGTPRDTLGLMMAGVGPEGGSHDE; encoded by the coding sequence GTGAAACTCGAATTGAAGGGGATCTCGAAAGCCTTCGGGACCTTCTACGCCAACCAAGACATCGACCTCGTGGTCGAATCCGGCCAGATCCATTGCCTCCTCGGCGAAAATGGCGCCGGAAAATCAACCCTCATGAATGTGCTGTACGGACTCTATGAACCGACGGCCGGACAGATCCTCGTTGACGATAAGACGGTCAACTTCCGCGGCCCGGGCGATGCCATGGCTGCCGGTATTGGCATGGTGCACCAGCATTTCATGTTGGTTCCTGTCTTCACTGTCGCCGAAAACGTGGCACTCGGGGCAGAGCCGACGTCCTTCGGTGGCGTCCTCAGCATTGATGAAACCCGGAAGAAAATCCGGGACATTTCAAAGAAATACGGCTTCGACGTCGATCCGGACGCCTTGGTGGAGGACCTGCCCGTGGGCGTCCAGCAGCGCGTCGAGATCATCAAGGCCCTGGTCCGGGAGGCCAAGGTGCTCATCCTGGATGAGCCCACGGCAGTGCTGACGCCCCAGGAAACGGATGAGCTCCTGGACATCATGCGGCAGCTGAAAGCAGGCGGCACATCCATCGTGTTCATTTCGCACAAGCTTCGCGAAGTGAAGGCTGTCTCCGACGTCATCACGGTAATCCGCCGCGGCAAGGTAGTAGGAGATGCCCCACCTACGGCCTCGGCCACGGAACTTGCCTCCATGATGGTGGGCCGCCCGGTCAGCCTGACCTTGGACAAAGCCCCTGCCCAGCCCAAGGAAACCACGTTCGTGGTGAAGGACCTGACAGTCCGCGCCCCTAATGGCACCAACGTGGTGGACGGCATCAGCTTCGACATCGCCCAAGGCGAGATCCTCGCCGTCGCGGGTGTCCAGGGCAACGGCCAGACTGAACTTACGGAAGCCATCCTCGGTATCCAACCGCACGTCACGGGATCCGTGACGCTGGATGGCAAGCAGCTCCTGGGCCTGCCGGTCAAGGACGTGCTGCGCTCCGGCGTCGGCTTTGTCCCGGAAGACCGCACGGTGGACGGGCTCGTGGGCCCCTTTTCTGTCGCCGAGAACCTGGTGCTGGACCTTTACGACCAAGCACCGTTTGCCAGCGGCATCAGCATGAAGCCCGGCAAAGTGGCAGAAAATGCCGAAGCCAAGATCCAGGAGTTCGATATCAGGACGCCGTCGGCGGGATCCGCGGCCGGAACGCTCTCCGGTGGCAACCAGCAAAAGGTAGTCATGGCGCGCGAGTTGTCCAGGCCGTTGCGGCTTTTCATCGCAAGCCAGCCCACGCGCGGTGTAGATGTTGGCTCCATCGAATTCCTGCATAAACGCATAGTTGCCGAGCGGGATGTGGGAACACCGGTGATGATTATTTCCACGGAACTCGATGAAGTGATCGAACTCGCGGACAGGATCGCCGTGCTTTACAAGGGGAAGCTCGTGGGCATTGTCCCAGCTGGAACTCCCCGTGACACCCTCGGCCTGATGATGGCCGGCGTCGGCCCGGAAGGAGGCTCCCATGACGAGTAA
- a CDS encoding amidohydrolase, with protein MRNYTTETEPTPVVSPWVDELLPGLIDFRRDLHAHPELSFKEFRTTDKLVERLEAAGLQPRRLEGTGLTVDVGEGPIATALRGDIDALPIIEETGLPFASKNHGVTHACGHDIHTTTMLGIALVLQRMHKNTPLGGTVRIIFQPAEETMPGGALSCIEQGVLEGVPRILALHCDPRINVGQIGTRIGAITSASDTIKIELTGRGGHTSRPHLTEDLVFALAQIAVNVPAVLSRRVDVRSGVSVVWGQISAGSAPNAIPGTGYMAGTMRCLDRDAWHSAGELLDDVVRQVAAPYGVDVHLEHTRGVPPVVNSEHETALIEAAARAELGEHAVVLTPQSMGGEDFAWFLADLPGAMMRLGTHTPGGEEYDLHRGDFIVDERALGYAIRVLTAAALRTVRDLQD; from the coding sequence GTGCGCAATTACACCACTGAAACTGAGCCGACCCCCGTTGTAAGTCCGTGGGTGGACGAGCTGCTGCCCGGACTCATCGATTTCAGGCGGGACTTGCACGCGCACCCTGAACTCTCCTTCAAGGAATTCCGCACCACTGACAAACTCGTGGAGCGGCTCGAAGCTGCCGGACTCCAGCCGCGGCGCCTTGAAGGTACCGGACTCACCGTGGACGTCGGGGAAGGCCCCATCGCAACTGCTTTGCGGGGCGACATCGACGCTTTGCCCATCATCGAGGAAACCGGCCTGCCGTTCGCTTCGAAGAACCACGGCGTCACGCATGCCTGCGGACATGACATCCACACCACCACCATGCTCGGTATTGCCTTGGTGCTGCAGCGGATGCACAAGAACACTCCGCTGGGCGGGACTGTCCGCATCATCTTCCAGCCTGCCGAGGAGACCATGCCCGGCGGCGCTTTGTCCTGCATTGAACAGGGTGTGCTGGAGGGCGTGCCCCGGATCCTTGCGTTGCATTGCGATCCCCGGATCAACGTTGGCCAGATCGGCACCCGCATCGGGGCCATCACTTCGGCATCGGACACCATCAAGATCGAGCTCACGGGTCGCGGCGGGCACACGTCCAGGCCGCACCTGACGGAAGACCTGGTCTTCGCGTTGGCGCAGATTGCGGTCAACGTACCCGCCGTGCTCTCCCGTCGCGTGGATGTCCGCAGTGGAGTGTCCGTGGTGTGGGGCCAGATCTCGGCGGGTTCTGCACCCAACGCCATTCCCGGCACCGGCTACATGGCAGGCACCATGCGCTGCCTGGACCGCGATGCCTGGCACAGTGCGGGGGAGTTGCTGGACGACGTCGTGCGGCAGGTGGCCGCTCCTTATGGCGTGGACGTGCACCTGGAGCACACCCGTGGCGTTCCTCCCGTGGTCAACTCCGAGCATGAAACGGCCCTGATTGAAGCTGCGGCCCGTGCCGAACTCGGCGAGCACGCCGTGGTCCTGACGCCCCAGTCCATGGGTGGCGAAGACTTTGCGTGGTTCCTGGCCGATCTTCCGGGTGCCATGATGCGCCTGGGCACCCACACGCCTGGCGGAGAGGAATACGACCTCCACCGTGGCGACTTCATCGTGGACGAGCGCGCCCTCGGCTACGCCATCCGCGTCCTCACTGCGGCCGCGCTCCGCACGGTCCGCGACCTCCAGGACTAA